The genomic stretch CGGCTGGCCACCACCCATCTGCCCTTCGGCCGGGCAACCGTGATCCGGCCGGTGCCGGAAATGATCACCAGCTTGGCGACGCGGTTGACGTCAAGGTTCTGAAGCGCTTTGCCGCCGATGGCGACGGAGGCTGAAGACGGTTTTTTTTTCTGGACCGAATAATAAGCCATGCCCCCGAGAAGCACGGCGGCCGCCACAAGCACAATCAATGTCTTTGCATTCATTTTGTTCGCTCTCCTTCTTCCTCCTGTCTTCTTCCTTTTTTATCTCGTTCGCGCGCTGCGGCGCCAGGCAAAAATCAGGCCGGCGCCGGCCACCAGAACGGGCACCAGCAGGATGTTAAGAATTTTGACCTTCCCGCCCAGTCTTTCTATTCCCTCGCGCAGGTTTTTGCGGACCTGTTTGAGCTCGCGCTGGGTTTTGAGCTGTTCCTGGCGGAACCGGTTGATTTCCTCCTCCTGCTCCGGGCTCAAAATATATTTCTGATTTTTGTCCTTCTGCCGCTGGAGAGACTCCAGTCTTTCGCGCGTGCTTTCAAGCTGGCTTTGAAGCTCGCGTTCCTTCAGAAGCCATTTTTCCTGGGCGGAGCGCTGCAGGGCCAGGACCTTGTCAAAAGGACGCTCAAAACGCCCGCGGGAACGTATCCGGGCGAGGTCCTCGCTGCCGGCAAGGTAATCAACCGCGTTGAAGAAAAAGTTGATGTTGTCGTTCATCGGCTGATAGACGCGCGCGCCGAAGACATTCAATTCCTGCACTGCAAAAGCGTCGTATAAAAGGTCCGCGTCGGCCACCAGGATGACGGTTGTTTCCTTTTCGCTTTCCTTGAGCGCCGGCGCTTCTTCTTTTGATTCTCCGGGTTTCTGCTCCTTGTCGTCAGCCGCGGAGGCGGCCGGCGGCGCGCCTTCCGGGAAGGCGGTCTTGAACCGGCCGTGCAGGCGCAAAGCAAGATTCATCTTTTTGAGGCCGGGCTGAAAATCGCGGCGGATGGCCTCGGAACCGAGCCGGGCGGCGAAGGAATTGACCAGCTGGGACTGGGGCGAGGAAACCAGGAGCGACTCCACCCTGAGCTCCGCGGCGCCCGCGCCCGTGAAAGCGCCGGCACCGGGAAGAATGAGCGATTCAAGCGGCGCGGTAATAACGTTCTGGCCGTCAATATTTTCCCGGCGCAGAGTTAAAAACGCGGGGTTTTCATCAAGGGCATTGTTGTTCAGCCGCACGCGCGTGGCGGCTTCCAGGTCGGCCACGACCTTGTCGCCCTCGTATTTAATTCCCCAGGCGTCCGTCAGTTTGTTCAGGTCCGAAAAGGGCCGTGACAAATCGGGGGAGGCGTCGCCCAGCATAGCCTCGCACAGGCACATGGGATCAATGAAAGCCATGAGGCGGCCGCCCCGCAGGACAAACTGGTCCAGCGCGAAAAGCGTCTTGTCGGAAAGGTTTTTGGGATGAATTAAAATCACGAGATCCATGTCCGGGTCCAGATGCTCCGCGCCGGCGGGGAGCGAGCGCACTTCGTAATCCCGGCCAAGGTCCTGGAAGACCGCCCAGGGCGGCTGATTCT from Kiritimatiellia bacterium encodes the following:
- a CDS encoding Gldg family protein, whose protein sequence is MKQTGLKWIWKMSGGALALLALLVILIALNIIMGGFYFRKDLTEEKVFTLSEGTLNLLKKLDAPVTLKYFFTRSAAATSVPLKTFARQVEDLLNEYRLAADGKIVVEIYDPEPDSDAEEWAERYGLSGQTLDLAGPAVYCGLAAVKGDAVETIPVLDPRSEELLEYNITRMIARAANPKKPVVGVMSSLPVMGVRAFPYAMPGQPRPQNQPPWAVFQDLGRDYEVRSLPAGAEHLDPDMDLVILIHPKNLSDKTLFALDQFVLRGGRLMAFIDPMCLCEAMLGDASPDLSRPFSDLNKLTDAWGIKYEGDKVVADLEAATRVRLNNNALDENPAFLTLRRENIDGQNVITAPLESLILPGAGAFTGAGAAELRVESLLVSSPQSQLVNSFAARLGSEAIRRDFQPGLKKMNLALRLHGRFKTAFPEGAPPAASAADDKEQKPGESKEEAPALKESEKETTVILVADADLLYDAFAVQELNVFGARVYQPMNDNINFFFNAVDYLAGSEDLARIRSRGRFERPFDKVLALQRSAQEKWLLKERELQSQLESTRERLESLQRQKDKNQKYILSPEQEEEINRFRQEQLKTQRELKQVRKNLREGIERLGGKVKILNILLVPVLVAGAGLIFAWRRSARTR